ctattaaattaaagaaaacaagcttttaacTTATAGTAGTTCGGTATGGGGGGGCCCCTATGTGTTCTGCACCTGCACAGAGCCTTGGGTCCGACGTCATCATAATCCAGTTTGCTGAAGATTCCAGTGATGATGGCGCGCTCCTTGTCAGTCCACTCAACCATGGTGACTCTTTTTTTAGGTTCAGGCTCGAGAGAAAAGGCTGAATATCTTTACAGCTCAAACCCAGtctatttaaatgtttcaagGAGACCCCACCCAAGACCTCAGATAAACCATCAGACCCCTTTAATTTCTGGAAAGTTCTATTATTGGTTTGTTAAAATGAGTGTAAAAGTGAAATGTAATCATCATCCGTAGTAGTTACACTTTGATTCTTTAATTTTTTGTcttgcacaacaacaacaaaagaatacATGTCTGCACAAAATGTAGTCAGCttttataacatttaaatatgttgtaTTTGTAAAATCTTCCTAGAGTGGATAAGTCTTCTGATTTGCAGGAGCAACAGGCCGTGTTTTCAGCACTCAGGGCCACAACTGAACCTGGAAAACTTTTTTGAATTAGTTTAGTTTAACTGTAATAATTATTTGTGGAATATGACGAATAATGTTTTCAGTAATGTTTACAGGGCCTCCTTATTCTAGTTTTTATCATATGCACATGTGTTCGTATTTCCAGGAAAGCAGCCTAAACAACTCTTGGGCCTTTTCTAATCCatgcaattttttattttatttcagctgATGTCATTGACTTTgccaagcagcagcagcaggttgtttCATGCCAAAGTGTTATCTGTAGAAGCACACTGGCGTTATCTGCAGCAGCGCCCCCTCCACCCAGGCACGCGCTGCCAAAACCTGCATATGTTTTTGATCAAGTATGCTTAAGGCCGGTGATAAAGGGTATTCGTGGAATCCCCTCTTTGATAAGAACATATAGGCAAAAATGCTCGtcattggagaaaaaaaaacacttttggaGACATATCAaaactttaaatttaaagtgtgtttgagtgcatATGCTGTAGGAAGAGGAAGACTATTAAATAAACGTTCGTTGCGCATCTCGTGGTGCTTTAAAGCAGTCTCCTGCTTTCTTGTGACCTTTAGTCATTTTGACTGTTCTTttagttgtattttattttacattttaaagctgtaggaatgaaaaaaaaatccacaaaaatttacgtttttttttcgATGAAACAACCGTTCACTAGGTAACAGATTCTGTAACATCCTTTAACTCACTCCTTTAAACTCTCTGTTATAGACTTTCTTTTATGGGATTTCACTTTGAAATGCTTCAAATAATTGATCCCTTCCTTTATTCGTTGTATTGCTCCATTCTTAATCCTTCTTTTATGTTTCCATagcttttcattttattgacatCAAATCACCTGTCATGAGTCCTGGACATCCTCTCACAACTTTCACAGCTCGTAAGTATAGAAGGCATTAACAAATGCCTTAATACCATTATCAAGGGCCTATCGCTTTAAATGTGCAATTTTCAAGGTTGGAATTTCAACAGCTTTCTCATTTCTGAATTTATTGACATCACATCACCTCTCATGTGTCTTGGACATCCTCTCACAACGTTTCTCAAAAAGACCTTTAGTGTGTCAAACCACCTTAATCCACTTTCTAAAAACCCCTTATCTTTTCAATCTTGTATCTACTTTCATCCAGTAGTTCTCAGATCTTTCCCAATTTCTAGCTGCATTACTTTTTTCCTTCGATGCATTATTGGTTTCAAGTTTGTCAATGGAACCAATACAACTAGTAAAAGTATATTTTTCTGAGAATTACAATATTATCAATAATTAActttcaataaataataatgcaGAAATAAGTATtaagaaaatatgtttaatttaatttattttttaagtataACAATTCAACGCATGTTAATCAACACAAGAAGCCTTGAAGACAGCTTTAGCTCCAGCTGTGAGCTCTTAGAGACCTGTTAAATATAATAGTTACATCAAAGATAAGAATGATGAATGATGGTTTTCATTCTCTTTTCCAATGagtcatacatttaaatgatgaCTTAACTCTATGATTCAACAAAAAGCACATTTCCAGTGTTTTTCCAAACATGCCTGGTATTCCCTGTGGgacatttttgtacattttctgtgGTACCACCTCTTACATTCGTCACAGCCCATCTATAAGGACATTTATATATTAATAGCATATGTATATGGAGGGCAAGTCATTTTTGTgtgaattaattatttatttattttcacatccCTTATGAAAATCAATCCATAATCAACTGATCTGTATGAACAAGAGTAAAGGGGCCACAATATGAAAAGCCCAAcgtttttgaaaatgtgatttgaCAATCACAAAGTCATAAAGTGTATTGTAAGGTGAAAAGTTGGCTGCTTAGTTACATTCTGTATTGGCGAGAGACTTAGCTTTTCTATGtaaatgaagaataaaaaaaaatatgacaaaaatatATTACAATCCACAGAGCAAATGTGCAGTATAaaattctttctttcttttttttaatatatgaatctatcatttaaaaatgtatgggCCACAAGAGAGTGTGGTGTTTATCTCAGATGTCTGAGTTTGGTTCCCGCCTCTAAGAAAGCTTGTGAGCCAGTATCTTTACCATGTTGTTACCATACCCATTTCGGTATATTGGAGTCTCAGTTAGTTGCAAGTTTTGATACGCTTGTCCGACAGCGATCGGCTCCAGAGATAATGCATTGTtacatactgtaaaaaaaaaaaaaaaaaattaacttcGTACTTTTCAAACCACAAAagattgtgattgtgattgtgaaGAATAAGAGTCTGAATTAGGCTCACTCAGACGAAGTATACACAATGATAACCTGGcaacttgggttgggaatcggagggtcgctggtATTATTCCTTTTTTGGTTATTATCTACtggatccattttttttatttcatttattgttaTGGTAATAACAGATAATGAATACCTGGTAGCACTGTTCCAGCTTTACAGATACAATGCAAACTCCAGATTTTTCTTGAGATTCCTTATCTACATTATTGTGAATACGGAGGGACTGCAACCTAAAGCAACTTTGTAATGATCACATTGTATTGATTATATCTATTTAAGTCCTGGCCTATCACTCCGACACACAGGATTTAGCCACTAAGTGTTTAAATATAAATCCATAAACCACATACTGTTACTGTCTATAATTCtataaatgttgcatttttaatAGAAGTATGTTTCATACTGGAATAACTGAGTGTATTTAGAACAATAATAGCAAATTATTTGATCAAATCGGTAGAGAAGGTATACTGATATTAAAGTTTTTGCTTCTTTCTTATGTGACCTGAGATGACCCCCCTTGACCTCAGGTAAAAAACGAAGCGTCGTCATGTCTCTTAACTCCTGACCAACCTTAATGTTTTGCCCGTTACACATAATAATATTTCTGCCAATTTTCGCCCACGATGTGAGCAGATGATAGCTTCTATCAGGCGGCCAGGGTGGCAAAGATCTGCGTCAGTGAACGCGGCTTGGCATCCTTTCTTGTGGGTGTGACTCTCAAGCCGAGTGAATTTAAATTGAGGTCCAGACTGACCGGAGATCACAACTGAGCCAAAATGAGTTTGACCGACAAAGACAAGGCCACAGTCAAGGCACTGTGGGCCAAAATCCAGAAGTCCGCAGATGCCATCGGGGCTGATGCTCTGTACAGGTAAGTGGCACTTTTATACACCTTTTCAACTGCTgtcagagttgttgtttttatcgcTGTCACGTTGTTGCTAGAGATGGCGCATGCTCAGGCTGATGAATCTCAGTTCCAACCTGCCTCACTAAAGTGGATtgagtccattttttttatttttagtaacatgttgtttattgttttatttgttggagaaaaaaaagtgggaaATCAGTCAAACTAAAACGTTTCAAAATAACAATTCTGACTGGAGGTAGGAAAAGAAACGCAAGGAACAAATAACTCTTACTCTGAATTTGCGACAGTCTTTCTTGTATTCAGTTCTTGAGTAGCGTTAATATCTCCAAGAAGTGCTCCAAATCCCAACGTCGACATCTCTCGGGTGATtactggatgtgttttttttttttttttttttttaaatcttctgcCCCTCCACAGGCTGTTCACCGTGTATCCCCAGTCCAAGATCTACTTCTCCCACTGGTCAGACTTGGGTCCCAACTCCTCCTCCGTGAAGGCCCACGGAAAGAAGGTGATGGGTGGAGTCGCTCTGGCAGTGTCCAAGATCGACGACCTCACCAGAGGGCTGCTGGAACTGAGCGAGCAGCATGCCTTCCAGCTGAGAGTGGACCCGGCCAACTTCAAGGTGAGACATCTCATTGTCTTCATACTCACATCCTGATTAGAATAAATACGCTGACTAAGATTCAGGTCTATTGGTTACgttaaaagaaaagcaaaaaaaaaaacgggatTTACTGGTATGAACGAGTAGATCTGATTGTACGAACAAATTAGGGACGCAAAGTTTGCAATCAACTTTACACACTTTACAAATAAACTCTGATATAAAATCTAAATTCATATTGATTTGATACAGGTTTTTTGAAGGTTTGCTCAAGgtgtttcctcttttattttgcaGCTCCTGTCCCACTGCATTCTCGTGGTGATCGCCACGATGTACCCCCAGGATTTAAGCCCCGAGGTCCACGTGTGCCTGGATAAATTCCTGGCCAACCTGGCTCTGGCTCTCTCCGAGAGATACCGCTGAGCTGCCAGCAGAGCGGAATGCGATCCGCCACATGTGGCCATTTTCGattttgttgaaaaatgaaataaaatcaactGCATGTCGCCAAAAACAGATACTGTCTACTCTCTTTTGTGTCTCAGGAAAAAATGGTATTTGTAGGTTATTAAATACAATTAGACAGAAGAAAGCATACTAAACAATATGTTAGAaaagataaattattatttcataTTGGTTTGCTTTGTTaagtaaaaaacacactttaatttCACGTCAGTTTGTACCGAAATTAAAAAGTTgttattaacttttttttattttgcatttgatATCAGGCTGTTACCTCATCGGCCTGCGTGCAGAGGTGACGGAAACAGTCTTTGTGTCGTGGTCTAGAGATGAATGCGCATGTATGCCGTTTTTGTTGTGAGGACCCGATGCTTCTTGAGAAAGATAATCATAAAGAAACAGGCTACAGCAGCGGGAAGAATAAAGTTGCCCAAACGGAAGACAGAGTCCTCTGTTCATGGGTGCAACATGAGACAATAACAATATAAAGACtatccatttcttttttatttattatttaaaacgGCTATGGCACAAATAAAGCGACCTTTGATATGTCAACATCTTTATTTTATAACGAACAGCAAGttcacatttaagaaaaaaaaaaaatcatcaaagtgATGACGTCTTAGGCTACACATCAACTGCATTCACTTTTGTAACATAGATAGTTTACAGAGTTATTGACACATCCAGGGTGATAATAAAAAAACCTCAATACTGACGCTGTTATGTCTTCATAACGAGTCGTAACTCTTCATCACCGAGAATGAgcctaaaaaaaagagagagagagagagagagacattgtTGGTCTTTGCAGGTCATGAATATTCTTTGCACCATTTCTTCAAACGTCTAATCAGATAAGACTTCTCTTAAAGGCCTACCTGAGCAAAGCAGCGGCCAACAGACCCCCACCTAAAGGTCCCACCCAGTAGACCCAGTGGTAGGTCCAATAGTTAGCCATTACAGCCGGACCGAAAGCTCGGGCAGGGTTCAGACACGTTCCTGAAACGTCACCGCTGCATAAagaacagccaatcagcaaACCGATCAACCAGTCActcaataaatacataaataggCTAAGATTTGTATCatgacaaaatgtgaaaatgatctTCAATAACAGAActttgaaagcaaaaaaaaaaaaaaagactggttGTGATCTATAGTCCTATGTGTCACGATTCCAGTTTAGTTGAACATTTTAGTGAAGAATGaatttcctgttttcatttgttttgctcTTCCCTCGTGTTGCTTCATGTGTTTGCTGAgtgagtgcactatatagtcTACATATGACTCACTGTAAAGTGAGTAGGCAATGATCCTccgtgtttcttcccttctgtgtcagtctAACATCTTCCTACCTGAGTTTTGGTCTCAGGTGTTGAATGCTTCCTCGTGGTTCCTTGTCTCgcgttttctttggattttGACTTACATACATTTTCGGTTTCTGCAAGTTTGGTCCTCgtctttgtttttcatgctCAATGACACTATGTTGCGTATGAAATTTCTTATATCAAATAGAGTTTGTTACCGACTTTTTATACTACGACATTAGAAATGGGGGGAAAGACcaataaacagatttttaaaagagTTAGCTTAAAACCATGTCTTAATTTAGAAATAACTAAATAGTCCgttcataaataaatgaaggttGAATCAGTTGTTCTGAGGTAAGTGCAGTCttgtaaatacaaatatttgaagGCCTATATGGGCAAGGCAATCACCACATCTCTAAACTTACATTTTAAGCCCAGCACATACATAAATGTATGACTGTGATAGCTTTACATTTTGTGCAATAGATGATAAATATTGATGGCTTTAACATTTCAAGAACTTTTCAGCTATCATCATGCTTGGTTAGGCAGACTGGATCAAAGTGAAAGTAAGACATTACTGACACATTAGGGCGATGCCTCCTTTATCTCACCCTGCCAGTATGTTAATGATGACGGTGCAGCCCACAAGGAAAGGAGCCAACGGGGTTTTGGTCTTGCTGTTGACCGCCACCAGCAGCACCACCATGGTGACCAAGCAGGTCATGGCCACCTCCCCAAAGATGGCCCCTGACAGCTGACTATCTGCCTTTAGGATATCAAATGCAGCTCCTGTTGAGTTCCTGTAGCGCTCTGCAGGGGTCATCATCTGTGAAAGTTAGGAGGGGGGGAGCTGTTGTTATTATTAAGAATTGAATGGAGATGTTTAATACATTATATGTATCTACAGTATGTGCCAGTCTAAATGTTTGTATTGTTACAATGTGGCTGCCATAGctcattaaatgtaaaacaggttaaatgaagatgtaaatGTCGCTTCATGATCAAACTTATCTTACATTAACCCAATCTAATTTAACTCATCTTGACTTCAGTTGACTGACCTTCACCTAACTTAACTTGAGCTCAATTAATTTGGCTTGAAAAAAACATGGCTTAAGTTTTCTTTTCTAAGCATAACAACTTGATTTGGACTGGATTATTTGAGAGTAGTTCATCTTAATTTAACTACACTATCAAAACTTAAAttgacacattttattgaaaatacactttaccatgttttcaaacaaatgtgtccctagtcttactacaaaccccccaagtataagaaaagtccatcctttccgtcttttgcctgctccactttttagaaaatgtgtactcaaacaggccgtttggagattttccctttgtgacatcacaaaggacagtaatccctcccccaggtgggtgacactcccacagttaagtgtttgttctaccctctgtgtctgccttctcatcgttGGGGCacagcgagaaagcccgagccaaatccctttccagagagggggcgtggacagacacagctcatttacatatttaaaggtacagaaacagcctgttctgagcagggtggaaatagaggggtttatagacatgatctaATACAGGATCGGGGTGGATTTATAACATGActtttaaactggttgaaaaggataATTATATATGACCTTTAACTCAATGTAACATAACACAatgttacaaataaaataaagtcattTAACTTAATGCCATGTAACTTAATGTAACATTATGTTA
The genomic region above belongs to Labrus bergylta chromosome 21, fLabBer1.1, whole genome shotgun sequence and contains:
- the hbae5 gene encoding hemoglobin, alpha embryonic 5; this translates as MSLTDKDKATVKALWAKIQKSADAIGADALYRLFTVYPQSKIYFSHWSDLGPNSSSVKAHGKKVMGGVALAVSKIDDLTRGLLELSEQHAFQLRVDPANFKLLSHCILVVIATMYPQDLSPEVHVCLDKFLANLALALSERYR
- the aqp8a.2 gene encoding aquaporin-8a.2 gives rise to the protein MGVEKMEMDNIDSTLMEKGRKPPASKPANKYEKLFQPCLAEIVGTMFFVFIGCVSVIENVPSAGRLQPALVHGLAVAVMVAAMDKISGSHFNPPFTIAIYLCGGMKSMLVVPYLMSQLIGGVLGAGMAKMMTPAERYRNSTGAAFDILKADSQLSGAIFGEVAMTCLVTMVVLLVAVNSKTKTPLAPFLVGCTVIINILAGGDVSGTCLNPARAFGPAVMANYWTYHWVYWVGPLGGGLLAAALLRLILGDEELRLVMKT